A stretch of the Bradyrhizobium sp. CCBAU 53351 genome encodes the following:
- a CDS encoding CpaD family pilus assembly protein: MITRPPQLRKRAIRLGGALVGMALALGGCQHDEVVTASIPDDYKQRHPIAIEEQNRSIVVFVGHARGGLTAAQRADVMGVASAWLHEGTGAIRIDVPSGTPNARPVADSMREIQAMLAGAGVPPRGINVRPYQPDDKRFLPPIRLTYSKVAAIAGPCGLWPDDIGPSIKNKTWFENKDYYNYGCAYQRNLAAMVDNPSDLEQPRPETPSYTPRRITGFEKYRKGTTSATTYPEADKAKLSDTGK, from the coding sequence ATGATCACAAGACCACCCCAGCTTCGCAAACGCGCCATTCGCCTCGGCGGTGCGCTCGTCGGCATGGCGCTCGCACTCGGCGGCTGCCAACACGACGAGGTCGTTACCGCCTCCATTCCGGACGACTACAAGCAGCGCCATCCGATCGCGATCGAGGAGCAGAACCGCTCGATCGTCGTCTTCGTCGGCCATGCCCGCGGCGGCTTGACCGCTGCCCAGCGCGCCGACGTGATGGGCGTCGCATCGGCTTGGTTGCACGAGGGGACAGGCGCCATCCGCATCGACGTGCCGTCCGGCACGCCCAATGCGCGTCCGGTCGCGGACTCAATGCGCGAAATCCAGGCGATGCTGGCCGGGGCAGGCGTTCCGCCGCGGGGCATCAATGTTCGCCCCTACCAGCCCGACGACAAGCGCTTCCTGCCGCCGATCCGCCTCACCTATTCCAAGGTCGCCGCGATCGCGGGCCCCTGTGGCCTGTGGCCCGACGACATCGGCCCTTCGATCAAGAACAAGACCTGGTTCGAGAACAAGGACTACTACAATTACGGCTGCGCCTATCAGCGCAACCTCGCCGCGATGGTCGACAATCCGTCGGACCTCGAGCAGCCACGACCTGAAACGCCGTCCTACACGCCCCGGCGCATCACCGGCTTCGAGAAGTATCGCAAGGGAACGACGAGCGCGACCACCTATCCCGAGGCCGACAAGGCCAAACTCAGCGATACCGGCAAATGA
- a CDS encoding M17 family metallopeptidase, translating to MPSVFETSPTAIPIIFVTKSSWDQVAETLPPAQRQFATASAFTAKPGGYLALPAPDGTIAQVLFGLEDDSTRSRDLFRPGALPGLLPPGIYRFANAAHDTRLAALAFALGCYRFARYRKADRPDVRLVPPEGVDATEIDRMADAAMLARDLINTPSNDMGPEELAAAAQDLAAEFGASFGCTIDDELEKHFPLIHAVGMASSRAPRLIDIGWGDPAHPKVTLVGKGVCFDTGGLDLKPSSGMLIMKKDMGGAANVLALARMVMDAKLKVRLRVLIPAVENAVAGNAFRPLDIFTSRKGITVEIGNTDAEGRLVLADALALADEEKPDLLIDLGTLTGAARVALGPDLPPFYTNDETLAADLSRCAVKENDPLWRMPLWAPYDKWLDSKTATITNAPSGGFAGSITCALFLQRFVEHADSWLHVDIYGWTPSAKPARPEGGECQAARAIYTLLSERYA from the coding sequence ATGCCTTCTGTCTTCGAGACGTCGCCCACCGCCATCCCGATCATTTTCGTCACGAAATCGAGCTGGGATCAGGTCGCCGAGACGTTGCCGCCGGCGCAGCGCCAGTTCGCCACCGCGAGCGCCTTTACCGCCAAGCCGGGCGGCTATCTCGCGCTGCCCGCGCCCGACGGCACGATCGCGCAAGTGCTGTTCGGCCTCGAGGACGATTCGACAAGATCGCGTGACCTGTTCCGGCCCGGCGCCCTGCCCGGCCTGCTGCCGCCGGGCATTTATCGCTTCGCCAATGCAGCACACGATACGCGGCTGGCCGCGCTCGCTTTTGCGCTGGGGTGCTACCGCTTCGCGCGCTACCGCAAGGCTGACAGGCCCGACGTCCGGCTGGTGCCGCCCGAAGGTGTCGACGCGACTGAAATCGACCGGATGGCGGACGCGGCAATGCTGGCGCGCGACCTCATCAACACGCCGTCCAACGACATGGGGCCCGAGGAACTGGCCGCCGCCGCGCAGGACCTCGCCGCGGAATTCGGCGCGAGCTTCGGCTGCACCATCGACGACGAGTTGGAGAAGCACTTCCCCCTGATCCACGCCGTCGGCATGGCATCGAGCCGCGCGCCGCGGCTGATCGACATCGGCTGGGGCGATCCTGCTCATCCCAAGGTCACGCTGGTCGGCAAGGGCGTCTGCTTCGACACCGGCGGGCTCGATCTGAAGCCGTCGAGCGGCATGCTGATCATGAAGAAGGACATGGGCGGCGCCGCCAACGTGCTGGCGCTGGCGCGCATGGTGATGGATGCGAAGCTGAAGGTGCGGCTGCGCGTGCTGATTCCGGCGGTCGAGAACGCGGTCGCCGGCAATGCCTTCCGTCCGCTTGATATCTTCACCTCGCGCAAGGGCATCACCGTCGAGATCGGCAACACCGACGCGGAAGGCCGCCTGGTGCTCGCCGACGCGCTGGCGCTGGCCGACGAGGAGAAGCCCGACCTGCTGATCGATTTGGGCACGCTGACCGGCGCGGCGCGTGTCGCGCTGGGACCGGATCTGCCGCCCTTTTACACCAATGACGAGACCCTTGCCGCCGACCTTTCGCGCTGCGCGGTGAAGGAGAACGATCCGTTGTGGCGCATGCCGCTGTGGGCGCCTTACGATAAATGGCTGGACTCCAAGACGGCCACCATCACGAACGCGCCATCGGGCGGCTTTGCCGGCTCGATCACCTGCGCACTGTTCTTGCAGCGCTTCGTCGAGCATGCCGACAGCTGGCTGCATGTCGACATCTATGGCTGGACACCGTCGGCGAAGCCCGCGCGTCCCGAAGGCGGCGAGTGCCAGGCCGCACGCGCCATCTACACCTTGCTGAGCGAGCGCTATGCATGA
- a CDS encoding Flp family type IVb pilin, with product MKNLIARFAKDESGATAIEYGLIAAGIALAIITVVNSLGTTLNAKFTAISTSLK from the coding sequence ATGAAGAACTTGATTGCGCGTTTTGCGAAGGATGAGTCCGGCGCCACCGCCATCGAATACGGCCTGATCGCCGCCGGCATCGCGCTGGCCATCATCACCGTCGTCAACAGCCTCGGCACCACGCTGAACGCCAAGTTCACCGCGATCAGCACCTCGCTGAAGTAA
- a CDS encoding type II and III secretion system protein family protein — MKHRVDLTTMRTSAVRALSFSAAFALALNPVLNPVVAADYRPVASAAADGQMNARFLSLGVGKSIVIDLPRDIKDVLVADPKIANAVVRSAQRAYIIGATVGQTNIVFFDSAGQQIAAYDIAVKRDLNGVRAALKQILPNSDIQIDGLGDGIVLTGTAANPMEAQQANDLAARLAGGADKVVNSIVVRGRDQVMLKVTVAEVQRTIVKQLGIDLSASLNYGTSVVSFTNSNPFTALGKNLVDGNNLTTKFGGASSVQATLRAMETAGVIRTLAEPNLTAISGESATFIAGGEFPVPAGYACDPTTHVCTTQISFKKFGISLNFTPVVLSEGKISLRVMTEVSELSNENAITLSQAVTSTSVNSLTVPSIRTRRAETSLEIPSGGAMAMAGLIQQQTKQAISGLPGLMQLPVLGTLFRSRDFVNNATELVVIVTPYVVRAVAPKDLSRPDDGFTPPADPQAQLLGNINRIYGVPGRTEPAKNYRGTYGFITD, encoded by the coding sequence ATGAAGCACAGGGTGGATTTGACGACGATGCGAACCTCGGCGGTTCGCGCCCTGTCGTTTTCGGCCGCTTTCGCGCTGGCGCTCAACCCGGTGCTGAACCCCGTGGTCGCCGCCGATTACCGTCCCGTGGCCTCGGCCGCCGCGGACGGCCAGATGAACGCGCGCTTCCTCTCGCTCGGCGTCGGCAAATCCATCGTGATCGACCTGCCGCGCGACATCAAGGATGTGCTGGTCGCCGATCCCAAGATCGCCAACGCGGTGGTCCGCTCGGCGCAGCGCGCCTATATCATCGGTGCCACGGTCGGCCAGACCAACATCGTGTTCTTCGATTCCGCGGGGCAGCAGATCGCGGCCTATGACATCGCGGTCAAGCGCGACCTCAACGGCGTGCGCGCCGCGCTGAAGCAGATCCTGCCCAATTCGGACATTCAAATCGACGGGCTCGGCGACGGCATTGTCCTGACCGGCACGGCGGCGAATCCGATGGAGGCGCAGCAGGCCAACGATCTCGCGGCGCGCCTGGCCGGCGGCGCCGACAAGGTCGTGAACTCGATCGTGGTGCGCGGCCGCGACCAGGTCATGCTCAAGGTGACGGTCGCGGAAGTCCAGCGCACCATCGTCAAGCAGCTCGGCATCGACCTGAGCGCCAGCCTCAACTACGGCACGTCGGTGGTGAGCTTCACCAACTCCAATCCGTTCACGGCTCTCGGCAAGAACCTCGTGGACGGCAACAATTTGACGACGAAGTTCGGCGGCGCGTCGTCGGTGCAGGCCACCCTGCGCGCGATGGAAACCGCGGGCGTGATCCGCACGCTGGCCGAACCGAACCTGACCGCAATCTCCGGTGAATCGGCGACGTTCATCGCCGGCGGTGAATTCCCGGTCCCGGCAGGCTATGCGTGCGACCCCACCACCCATGTCTGTACCACCCAGATCAGCTTCAAGAAGTTCGGCATCTCGCTCAACTTCACCCCCGTGGTGCTGAGCGAAGGCAAGATCAGCCTGCGCGTGATGACCGAGGTCTCGGAGCTCTCGAACGAAAACGCGATCACGCTGTCGCAGGCCGTCACCTCGACCTCGGTGAATTCGCTGACGGTGCCCTCGATCAGGACCCGCCGCGCGGAGACCTCGCTGGAAATTCCCTCCGGCGGCGCGATGGCGATGGCCGGCCTGATCCAGCAGCAGACCAAGCAGGCCATCAGCGGCCTGCCGGGACTGATGCAGCTCCCGGTCCTCGGCACGCTGTTCCGCAGCCGCGACTTCGTCAACAACGCGACCGAGCTGGTCGTGATCGTGACCCCCTATGTCGTTCGCGCGGTGGCGCCAAAGGACCTGTCGCGACCGGATGACGGCTTCACCCCGCCTGCGGATCCTCAGGCCCAGCTGCTCGGCAACATCAACCGCATCTACGGCGTGCCCGGCCGGACCGAACCGGCCAAGAACTACCGCGGCACTTACGGCTTCATTACCGACTGA
- a CDS encoding CpaF family protein encodes MFGKRSGTDTDLRAPKPGAVSLEPAQAPAPTVSRAPPPPAVASPPLAPVKAPPPPPMESRRSDNYYEVKATIFGALIEAIDLAQLAKLDSESAREEIRDIVNEIIAIKNIVMSIAEQEELLDDICNDVLGYGPLEPLLSRDDIADIMVNGANTVYIEVAGKIQRTGIRFRDNQQLLNICQRIVSQVGRRVDESSPICDARLADGSRVNAIVPPLSIDGPTLTIRKFKKDKLTLDQLVKFGAISPEGAEILQIIGRVRCNVLISGGTGSGKTTLLNCLTNYIEHDERVITCEDAAELQLQQPHVVRLETRPPNIEGEGQVTMRELVRNCLRMRPERIIVGEVRGPEAFDLLQAMNTGHDGSMGTLHANNPREALSRCESMITMGGFSLPSRTIREMICASIDVIVQAARLRDGSRRITHITEVMGMEGDTIITQDIFLYDMIGEDANGKIIGRHRSTGIGRPRFWERARYYGEEKRLAAALDAAEVAPTT; translated from the coding sequence GTGTTCGGTAAGCGTAGCGGAACAGACACCGACCTTCGGGCGCCCAAGCCCGGCGCCGTGTCGCTCGAGCCTGCCCAGGCTCCGGCGCCGACGGTGTCGCGCGCCCCGCCTCCGCCGGCCGTCGCCTCGCCGCCGCTTGCCCCGGTCAAGGCTCCGCCGCCTCCCCCCATGGAGAGCCGGCGTTCGGACAATTACTACGAGGTCAAGGCGACCATCTTCGGCGCGCTGATCGAGGCGATCGACCTCGCCCAGCTCGCCAAGCTGGACTCGGAATCCGCGCGCGAGGAAATCCGCGACATCGTCAACGAGATCATCGCGATCAAGAACATCGTGATGTCGATCGCCGAGCAGGAAGAGCTGCTCGACGACATCTGCAACGACGTCCTGGGTTACGGTCCGCTGGAGCCGCTGCTGTCGCGCGACGATATCGCCGACATCATGGTCAATGGCGCCAACACCGTCTACATCGAGGTCGCCGGCAAGATCCAGCGCACCGGCATTCGCTTCCGCGACAACCAGCAGCTCCTCAACATCTGTCAACGCATCGTCAGCCAGGTCGGCCGGCGCGTCGACGAATCCTCGCCGATCTGCGACGCGCGCCTCGCCGACGGCTCGCGCGTCAACGCCATCGTGCCGCCGCTGTCGATCGACGGCCCGACACTCACCATCCGCAAGTTCAAGAAGGACAAGCTGACGCTCGATCAGCTCGTCAAGTTCGGCGCGATCTCGCCGGAAGGCGCCGAGATCCTCCAGATCATCGGCCGCGTCCGCTGCAACGTGCTGATCTCCGGCGGCACCGGCTCCGGAAAGACCACGCTGCTGAACTGTCTGACCAATTACATCGAGCACGACGAGCGCGTCATCACCTGCGAGGACGCCGCCGAGCTCCAGCTCCAGCAGCCCCATGTGGTGCGGCTGGAAACCCGCCCGCCCAATATCGAGGGCGAGGGTCAGGTCACCATGCGCGAGCTGGTACGCAACTGCCTGCGTATGCGGCCCGAACGCATCATCGTCGGCGAAGTCCGCGGACCCGAGGCGTTCGACCTGCTGCAGGCCATGAACACCGGTCATGACGGCTCGATGGGCACGCTGCACGCCAACAACCCGCGCGAAGCCCTGTCGCGCTGCGAATCCATGATCACGATGGGAGGCTTCTCGCTTCCCTCGCGGACCATTCGCGAGATGATCTGCGCCTCGATCGACGTCATCGTCCAGGCCGCGCGCCTGCGCGACGGCTCGCGCCGCATCACCCACATCACCGAGGTGATGGGCATGGAAGGCGACACCATCATCACCCAGGACATCTTCCTCTACGACATGATCGGTGAGGACGCCAACGGCAAGATCATCGGCCGCCACCGCTCGACCGGTATCGGCCGCCCGAGGTTCTGGGAACGCGCCCGCTATTACGGCGAGGAGAAGCGCCTTGCCGCCGCGCTCGACGCCGCGGAAGTGGCGCCGACGACGTGA
- the cpaB gene encoding Flp pilus assembly protein CpaB, with translation MNRARIVVLTVAICAGGVAAYLASGSDQSAPPPAAPVAQLPTVDVLVAKNDIGLGQTVKPEDVQWQTWPAATASATFIRRNERPEGATQVAGSIARAPFIQGEPIRDQKLVKAEGSGFMAAILPTGMRAISTEISPETGAGGFILPNDRVDVLLTRRLKNPDQTSGAPDVVTSEIILANIRVLAIDQAPKEKDGQNAVVGKTVTLELNPAQTATLSAARQSGTLSLALRSIVDVKMSEITLDDSAQKRDGISIIRYGIPSQTAKAR, from the coding sequence ATGAATAGGGCACGCATTGTCGTCCTGACGGTCGCCATCTGCGCCGGCGGTGTCGCCGCGTACCTGGCGAGCGGCTCGGACCAATCTGCGCCGCCTCCGGCGGCTCCGGTCGCACAGCTTCCAACCGTCGACGTTCTCGTGGCCAAGAACGACATCGGCCTCGGCCAGACCGTGAAGCCGGAAGACGTGCAATGGCAGACCTGGCCGGCCGCGACCGCCAGCGCCACCTTCATTCGCCGCAACGAGCGTCCCGAGGGCGCGACCCAGGTTGCCGGTTCCATCGCCCGCGCCCCCTTCATTCAAGGTGAGCCGATCCGCGACCAGAAGCTGGTCAAGGCCGAAGGCTCCGGCTTCATGGCGGCAATCCTGCCCACCGGCATGCGGGCGATCTCGACCGAGATCTCGCCGGAAACCGGCGCGGGCGGCTTCATCCTGCCCAACGATCGCGTCGACGTCCTTTTGACGCGCCGGCTGAAGAACCCGGACCAGACCAGCGGCGCCCCCGACGTCGTCACCTCCGAGATCATCCTGGCCAATATCCGCGTCCTGGCCATCGACCAGGCGCCAAAGGAGAAGGACGGCCAGAACGCGGTGGTCGGCAAGACCGTCACCCTCGAGCTCAATCCCGCGCAGACCGCGACACTCTCCGCGGCCCGCCAGAGCGGAACGCTGTCGCTGGCGCTGCGCAGCATCGTCGACGTCAAGATGAGCGAAATCACGCTCGATGATTCCGCGCAGAAGCGGGACGGTATTTCGATCATTCGCTACGGCATTCCAAGTCAGACGGCGAAAGCACGATGA
- a CDS encoding type II secretion system F family protein, whose translation MVEFLVSKLHDVRFMTMLLAAIAASATVYTLVMPLFAGEGLSKRMKAVASERERIRQRERERLHKNEKVSLRQTPKQLVSKVVEDFNLTKWLAQEAARDKLIMAGYRGQAPYITFLFARMVAPIVLFVGSVIYVFVVAHMDKPMPIKIGICVGAAYLGLQAPMLFLRNAISKRQLSIKRAFPDALDLLLICIESGMSVEMAFRRVAVEIVGQSIALSEEFTLTTAELSYLQDRKVAYENLARRTGLEGVKSVCLALQQAERYGTPLGQSLRVMAQENRDMRMNEAEKKAAALPPKLTVPMILFFLPVLFVVILGPTGIKITEMQ comes from the coding sequence ATGGTCGAGTTCCTCGTTTCGAAGCTTCATGACGTCCGCTTCATGACCATGTTGCTGGCGGCCATTGCCGCCAGCGCCACCGTCTATACGCTGGTGATGCCGCTGTTCGCCGGCGAGGGACTCTCCAAGCGCATGAAGGCGGTCGCGAGTGAGCGTGAGCGCATCCGGCAGCGCGAGCGTGAGCGCCTTCACAAGAACGAAAAGGTCTCGCTGCGCCAGACGCCGAAGCAGCTCGTCTCCAAGGTCGTGGAAGACTTCAACCTCACCAAATGGCTCGCGCAAGAGGCGGCGCGGGACAAGCTCATCATGGCCGGCTACCGCGGCCAGGCGCCCTACATCACCTTCCTGTTTGCCCGCATGGTCGCCCCGATCGTGCTCTTCGTCGGCTCGGTCATCTACGTCTTCGTGGTCGCGCACATGGATAAGCCGATGCCGATCAAGATCGGCATCTGCGTCGGCGCGGCCTATCTCGGCCTCCAGGCGCCGATGCTGTTCCTCAGGAATGCCATCTCCAAGCGCCAGCTCTCGATCAAGCGCGCCTTTCCCGATGCACTCGACCTGCTGCTGATCTGTATCGAATCCGGCATGTCGGTCGAAATGGCGTTCCGTAGGGTCGCCGTCGAAATCGTGGGACAGTCGATCGCGCTGTCGGAAGAGTTCACGCTGACCACGGCCGAGCTGTCCTACCTGCAGGATCGCAAGGTCGCCTATGAGAATTTGGCGCGGCGCACCGGGCTCGAGGGCGTCAAGTCGGTCTGTCTCGCGCTTCAGCAAGCGGAACGCTACGGCACACCCCTGGGTCAATCCTTGCGTGTCATGGCACAGGAAAACCGCGACATGCGCATGAACGAGGCCGAGAAGAAGGCCGCCGCGCTACCGCCGAAGCTGACGGTGCCGATGATCCTGTTCTTCCTGCCAGTGCTGTTCGTGGTCATTCTCGGACCGACCGGCATCAAGATCACCGAGATGCAGTGA
- a CDS encoding AAA family ATPase has product MISYARQTQEEQPDAALPPVEEHIAPAPRVSVQAFCETVETAAAVQSAGEDRRLGKAHLKIQMGGMAAAIEAYRSAPTPNVIVLESDGRNDLLGGLDHLATVCDAGTRVVVIGRINDVMLYRELVRRGVSDYVLAPVGAIDVVRSICNLFSAPEAKAVGRIIAVVGAKGGVGASTISHNVAWAIARDLAMDAVVADLDLAFGTAGLDYNQDPPQGIADAVFSPDRVDTAFIDRLLSKCTDHLSLLAAPATLDRVYDFGTDAFDSVFDTLRSTMPCIVLDIPHQWSGWTKRALIGADDILIVAAPDLANLRNTKNLFDLLKAARPNDRPPLYCLNQVGVPKRPEIAAAEFAKAIESQPIVSIPFEPQIFGSAANNGQMIAEISANHKSIEMFLQIAQRLTGRSETKKQKSSLLSPLIDKLRGK; this is encoded by the coding sequence ATGATCAGCTACGCTCGCCAGACACAAGAAGAGCAGCCGGACGCAGCGCTTCCGCCGGTCGAGGAGCATATTGCGCCTGCGCCCCGCGTCTCGGTCCAGGCCTTCTGCGAGACCGTGGAAACCGCTGCCGCGGTCCAGTCGGCCGGCGAGGATCGCCGTCTCGGCAAGGCCCACCTCAAGATCCAGATGGGCGGCATGGCGGCCGCGATCGAAGCCTACCGCTCGGCTCCCACCCCGAACGTGATCGTGCTCGAGAGCGACGGCCGCAACGACCTGCTGGGCGGGCTCGACCACCTCGCCACCGTCTGCGACGCCGGCACCCGCGTGGTCGTGATCGGCCGCATCAACGACGTCATGCTCTACCGCGAGCTGGTGCGCCGCGGCGTCAGCGACTATGTGCTCGCGCCGGTCGGCGCGATCGACGTCGTTCGCTCGATCTGCAACCTGTTCTCGGCGCCGGAAGCCAAAGCGGTCGGCCGCATCATCGCCGTGGTCGGCGCCAAGGGCGGCGTCGGGGCGTCCACGATCTCCCACAACGTCGCCTGGGCGATCGCACGCGACCTCGCAATGGACGCCGTCGTCGCCGATCTCGACCTCGCCTTCGGCACCGCCGGGCTCGACTACAACCAGGATCCGCCGCAGGGCATTGCCGACGCCGTGTTCTCGCCCGACCGGGTCGACACCGCCTTCATCGACCGCCTGCTGTCGAAATGCACCGACCATCTCAGCCTGCTGGCGGCGCCGGCGACGCTCGACCGGGTCTATGATTTCGGCACCGACGCCTTCGACTCCGTGTTCGACACGCTGCGCTCCACCATGCCCTGCATCGTGCTCGACATCCCGCACCAATGGTCGGGCTGGACCAAGCGCGCCTTGATCGGAGCCGACGACATCCTGATCGTGGCCGCCCCTGACCTCGCCAATCTGCGCAATACCAAGAACCTGTTCGATCTGCTGAAGGCGGCGCGCCCCAACGACCGGCCGCCGCTCTACTGCCTGAACCAGGTCGGCGTGCCGAAAAGGCCCGAAATCGCCGCCGCGGAGTTCGCCAAGGCGATCGAGAGCCAGCCGATCGTCTCGATCCCGTTCGAGCCGCAGATCTTCGGCTCGGCGGCCAACAACGGCCAGATGATCGCGGAGATCTCCGCCAACCACAAGTCGATCGAGATGTTCCTTCAGATCGCCCAGCGCCTGACCGGCCGCAGCGAGACCAAGAAGCAAAAGTCTTCCCTGCTTTCACCCCTGATTGACAAGTTGCGGGGAAAATAG
- a CDS encoding tetratricopeptide repeat protein has translation MRQRFSLARLLASTSLVAAVAMGLGGCTGMSKLSDVTGSIGGPRAEAAPTDPARAVEVYGERYRANPKDSEAALAYGQALRANGQRAQAAAVLEQATIANPGNKALLALYGRALADNGNFQQAYDVLSKAHAPDNPDWRLLSVQGTVLDQMGRHDEARSYYASALKIAPGDPGVLSNLGLSYMLSKDLPKAEEVLRQAYASPRASSRVRQNLGLVVGLQGRFAEAETIVKADLPPDQAAANVTYLKEMLSRSDGHRGAPKRTPVASLRQPD, from the coding sequence ATGCGTCAACGGTTCAGTCTTGCCCGGCTTCTTGCGTCCACTTCGCTGGTCGCGGCGGTGGCCATGGGCCTCGGCGGCTGCACGGGCATGTCGAAACTCTCTGATGTGACGGGCTCGATCGGCGGACCACGGGCAGAGGCGGCTCCGACCGATCCCGCGCGCGCCGTCGAGGTCTATGGCGAGCGCTACCGCGCCAATCCCAAGGACTCCGAAGCGGCGCTGGCCTATGGCCAGGCCTTGCGTGCCAACGGTCAACGCGCCCAGGCCGCCGCCGTGCTCGAGCAGGCGACCATCGCCAATCCCGGCAACAAGGCGCTGCTCGCGCTATACGGCCGCGCGCTCGCCGACAACGGCAATTTCCAGCAGGCCTACGACGTGCTGTCGAAAGCGCATGCGCCCGACAATCCGGACTGGCGCCTGCTCTCGGTGCAGGGCACCGTGCTGGACCAGATGGGCCGTCACGATGAGGCGCGCTCCTATTATGCAAGCGCGCTCAAGATCGCGCCGGGTGATCCGGGCGTGCTTTCCAATCTCGGCCTGTCCTACATGCTGTCGAAGGATCTGCCCAAGGCCGAAGAGGTGCTGCGGCAGGCCTACGCCTCGCCGCGCGCCAGCAGCCGCGTGCGCCAGAATCTCGGCCTCGTCGTCGGTCTCCAGGGTCGCTTCGCCGAGGCCGAAACCATCGTGAAGGCGGATCTGCCGCCGGATCAGGCCGCGGCCAACGTCACCTATCTCAAGGAAATGCTGAGCCGCAGCGACGGCCATCGCGGCGCGCCGAAGCGGACCCCGGTCGCCTCGCTCAGGCAGCCCGACTGA
- a CDS encoding type II secretion system F family protein: protein MNIQVLALAFLATAAVGGIAWVFLYPLLSGERKAEGRRASIARADAPAAKQSEKSQRSRREQVETSLKDLEARRQQEKSVPLNIRLSQAGLDWTPQKFWIVSAVLAGVLFAGALFVGGGLLGAAGLAFAGGLGLPRWALGFLKKRRENQFLKALPDAVDVIVRGIKAGLPLFESIKVVAADAPEPLRSEFLAIIETQAIGMPLGEACSRLYERMPLPEANFFGIVISIQQKSGGNLSEALGNLSKVLRDRKKMKEKIQAMSMEAKASAGIIGSLPPIVMFLVYLTTPHYISLLWTHPTGQLMLVGCVVWMSIGIMVMKKMINFDF from the coding sequence ATGAACATACAGGTCCTCGCCCTCGCATTTCTTGCCACCGCAGCGGTCGGCGGCATCGCCTGGGTCTTCCTCTATCCGCTGCTCTCCGGGGAACGGAAGGCGGAAGGCCGGCGCGCCTCGATCGCGCGCGCAGATGCGCCCGCGGCCAAGCAGAGCGAAAAGAGCCAGCGATCGCGCCGCGAGCAAGTCGAGACGTCTCTGAAGGATCTCGAGGCACGGCGTCAGCAGGAAAAGAGTGTTCCGCTCAATATCCGCTTGTCCCAGGCCGGCCTGGATTGGACGCCGCAGAAATTCTGGATTGTGTCCGCCGTGTTGGCGGGCGTGCTGTTCGCGGGAGCCCTGTTCGTCGGCGGTGGCCTGCTCGGCGCCGCCGGCCTGGCCTTTGCCGGAGGTTTGGGCCTGCCGCGCTGGGCCCTCGGCTTCCTGAAGAAGCGCCGGGAAAACCAATTCCTGAAGGCACTCCCCGACGCGGTCGACGTCATCGTCCGCGGCATCAAGGCAGGCCTGCCGCTGTTCGAATCGATCAAGGTCGTCGCTGCGGATGCACCAGAGCCGCTGCGCAGCGAGTTCCTCGCCATCATCGAAACGCAGGCGATCGGTATGCCCTTGGGCGAGGCATGCTCTCGGCTCTATGAGCGCATGCCGCTGCCCGAAGCCAACTTCTTCGGCATCGTCATCTCGATCCAGCAGAAATCAGGCGGCAACCTCTCGGAGGCGCTGGGCAACCTCTCCAAGGTGCTGCGCGACCGCAAGAAGATGAAAGAGAAGATCCAGGCAATGTCGATGGAAGCCAAGGCCTCGGCCGGCATTATCGGTTCGTTGCCGCCGATCGTGATGTTCCTCGTCTACCTCACGACGCCGCACTACATCTCGCTGCTTTGGACTCATCCCACCGGCCAGCTGATGCTGGTTGGCTGCGTCGTCTGGATGTCGATCGGCATCATGGTGATGAAAAAGATGATCAATTTCGACTTTTGA
- a CDS encoding prepilin peptidase, giving the protein MILDLARLLLFPALMAFAAASDLFTMTISNRVSLALVAGFFALALAGGMAPYEMLSHVGAGALLLVIAFACFAMGWMGGGDAKVAASVALWFGFTPLMDFLLYASLFGGALTLLLLQFRQWPLPYGLAGQAWLARLHDKQTGIPYGIALTLGALMVYPETEWVKAIDLAHLALR; this is encoded by the coding sequence ATGATCCTCGACCTTGCGCGCCTTCTGCTCTTCCCTGCCCTGATGGCGTTCGCCGCCGCGAGCGATCTCTTCACGATGACGATCTCGAACCGCGTGTCGCTGGCGCTGGTCGCAGGCTTCTTCGCGCTCGCCCTCGCCGGTGGCATGGCACCTTACGAGATGCTCAGTCATGTCGGCGCCGGCGCGCTGCTGCTGGTCATTGCCTTTGCTTGCTTTGCAATGGGCTGGATGGGCGGCGGCGATGCCAAGGTCGCCGCCTCCGTCGCGCTGTGGTTTGGTTTCACGCCCCTGATGGACTTCCTACTCTACGCCTCGTTGTTCGGCGGCGCGCTGACGCTGCTGCTGCTCCAGTTCCGGCAATGGCCCCTGCCTTACGGCCTTGCGGGACAGGCTTGGCTTGCACGGCTGCACGACAAGCAAACCGGCATTCCTTACGGCATCGCGCTCACGCTTGGCGCGCTGATGGTCTACCCGGAGACCGAATGGGTGAAGGCGATCGACCTCGCCCACCTCGCACTGCGCTGA